A single region of the Malaclemys terrapin pileata isolate rMalTer1 chromosome 2, rMalTer1.hap1, whole genome shotgun sequence genome encodes:
- the LOC128831098 gene encoding uncharacterized protein LOC128831098 isoform X2 has protein sequence MKSPFDCWGQSLERGATCPKSHRSIGNQQCPVWPESHTLLCLLWVSQELIEELPDNSPPGAVLANSLIAVGNLSTMTPAVEPELETHLLRAALHAVFTLGMEKDTAQVQDLPRVLPDLLDAMLGNLLAESPDTDRLQYILENSAEFPRMGHHMAQLALSVSDPAKDISRQARDGVYRLYQLLLHQRDKEPSWEMAPARRVRLGPQPISLRLTPAGG, from the exons atgaaatccccatttgactgctggggacagagcctagagcggggagcaacttgcccaaagtcccacaggtcaataggaaaccagcaatgtccagtgtggcccgaatctcacacgctcctttgtctcctttgggtctcacaggagctcattgaggagctgcctgataactctccacccggcgccgtcctcgctaactccctgattgctgtgggcaacctcag caccatgacacctgctgtggagccagagctggagacccacctccttcgagctgccctgcacgccgtcttcaccctgggcatggagaaggacaccgcccaagtgcag gatctgcctagggtcttgccagacctcctggacgccatgctggggaacctgctggcagagtccccagacaccgacaggctccagtacatcttggag aactcagcggaattccccaggatgggtcaccacatggcacagctggctctgtccgtcagtgacccagccaaggacatcagccggcaggccagggatggggtttaccggctctaccagctgctgctgcaccagagggataaggaacccagctgggaaatggcacccgctagaagagtgagactgggaccccagccaatttctctcagactgaccccggctggaggatga
- the LOC128831098 gene encoding maestro heat-like repeat-containing protein family member 7 isoform X3, protein MTPAVEPELETHLLRAALHAVFTLGMEKDTAQVQDLPRVLPDLLDAMLGNLLAESPDTDRLQYILEHINYWIVSRVPRERARAVKSSTALLRFTITLPEFDNSAEFPRMGHHMAQLALSVSDPAKDISRQARDGVYRLYQLLLHQRDKEPSWEMAPARRVRLGPQPISLRLTPAGG, encoded by the exons atgacacctgctgtggagccagagctggagacccacctccttcgagctgccctgcacgccgtcttcaccctgggcatggagaaggacaccgcccaagtgcag gatctgcctagggtcttgccagacctcctggacgccatgctggggaacctgctggcagagtccccagacaccgacaggctccagtacatcttggag cacattaactactggatcgtgtccagggtgccgcgagagagagccagggccgttaagagcagcacggccctgctcagattcaccatcaccctccctgagtttgac aactcagcggaattccccaggatgggtcaccacatggcacagctggctctgtccgtcagtgacccagccaaggacatcagccggcaggccagggatggggtttaccggctctaccagctgctgctgcaccagagggataaggaacccagctgggaaatggcacccgctagaagagtgagactgggaccccagccaatttctctcagactgaccccggctggaggatga
- the LOC128831098 gene encoding maestro heat-like repeat-containing protein family member 7 isoform X1 — MKSPFDCWGQSLERGATCPKSHRSIGNQQCPVWPESHTLLCLLWVSQELIEELPDNSPPGAVLANSLIAVGNLSTMTPAVEPELETHLLRAALHAVFTLGMEKDTAQVQDLPRVLPDLLDAMLGNLLAESPDTDRLQYILEHINYWIVSRVPRERARAVKSSTALLRFTITLPEFDNSAEFPRMGHHMAQLALSVSDPAKDISRQARDGVYRLYQLLLHQRDKEPSWEMAPARRVRLGPQPISLRLTPAGG, encoded by the exons atgaaatccccatttgactgctggggacagagcctagagcggggagcaacttgcccaaagtcccacaggtcaataggaaaccagcaatgtccagtgtggcccgaatctcacacgctcctttgtctcctttgggtctcacaggagctcattgaggagctgcctgataactctccacccggcgccgtcctcgctaactccctgattgctgtgggcaacctcag caccatgacacctgctgtggagccagagctggagacccacctccttcgagctgccctgcacgccgtcttcaccctgggcatggagaaggacaccgcccaagtgcag gatctgcctagggtcttgccagacctcctggacgccatgctggggaacctgctggcagagtccccagacaccgacaggctccagtacatcttggag cacattaactactggatcgtgtccagggtgccgcgagagagagccagggccgttaagagcagcacggccctgctcagattcaccatcaccctccctgagtttgac aactcagcggaattccccaggatgggtcaccacatggcacagctggctctgtccgtcagtgacccagccaaggacatcagccggcaggccagggatggggtttaccggctctaccagctgctgctgcaccagagggataaggaacccagctgggaaatggcacccgctagaagagtgagactgggaccccagccaatttctctcagactgaccccggctggaggatga